TCTCGAGAGTCGAGGTCGTGGTCACATCCCACCTTTGCGTATACTGTACGCATACTAGGACGCGGACAGCCGTCCTGTCAAGCGCGTCAGGGGGGAAGGGATGGCAGCTTCTACTTGACGGTGACGGCCAGGGCCGCGGACAGGGTGACCTGGGAGTCCCGCACCTGCGCGTCCGCCACGATCAGCCATGTGCCGCGCTTCCCGTCGTGCGGGATGTTCATGCTGGACGGCGACGTCGAGGTCACGCCCGCGAATCCTTCGAGGACGAACGGCTTCCGGCGCTGGACGATGCGCCCGGACGGATCCCGAAGTGTGACGCTGACGTCCGCGCGGGCTCCCGCCTGCGTCCGATTGCGGAGCCGGACGTCGAAGCCGACGAATCCGCCCGGCGTCACCGCGCCCTTCGAGCCGCCCCGAGGCGTGAGGGTGAGCTCGAGGCCGACGCCCTCGCAGGCGTCGCCCGTGCCGTTCTGGTTCGCATCGGTCTGCTGCGGGTTGTAGACGGACGGGCAGTTGTCGCAGGCATCGCCGATGCCGTCCTCGTCGGAGTCGGACTGCAACGCCCCCGCATACGGGGGATTGGGGCAGCTGTCGCACGCGTCCCCCACGCCGTCGCCGTCGGCGTCGGCCTGGGTCGGGTTGTACACGCCCGGGCAGTTGTCGCTGGCCGGAATCGCCACCCCGCCGGGACAATTGGCGGGAGCGGGCTCGTTCGGATCGTAGACGGTCAGCACGCAGTCTCCGTCCGCGTCGGCGTCGCAATCGTCTCCGACCCCATCCCCGTCGGCGTCGAGCTGTGCGGAGTTGGGCGTGCACGGACAGTTGTCGTCGCACCGGCTCACGTCCCCGGCCCGGCAGGGGTTGTCTCCCGGCGTGCCGTCCATGTCCCCGTCGTCGTCGATGCGGTCGGCGTCGGAGTCGGCGATGCCGATTCGCGGGATCGCGATGCATTTCAGCGACGGCTCGCACGCGTCCCCGAGCCCGTCGTGGTCGGTGTCGAGCTGGCCGGAGATCGCGATCTCGGCGGGACCGGTCACGCCGTTCATGTCGACGTCGCAGAGCGGGAGCGTCGCCGGCTGATTCGGATCGCACGCGCCGTTCGGCGCCATCGAGCAGTTGTCGCAGGCGTCTCCCACGAGGTCGAAATCCGCGTCCTCCTGGTTCGGGTTGTACGTCGAAGCGCAGTTGTCGTCGGCGAGCACGGTGATGCCGCCGGTGCAGTAGCCGGGGGCGGGGACGTTCGGGTCGTAGTGCGTCAGGACGCAATCGCGGTCGATGTCCACATCGCACGCGTCGCCGATGCCGTCTCCGTTCGCGTCCGCCTGGTCCGAATTGGGCTTGTTCGGACAGTTGTCGCACGCGTCCCCCACGCCGTCGCCGTCCCCGTCCGCCTGGTTTCCCAGCGCGAGCTCGTTGGGATCGGTCACGCCGTCGAAGTTGACGTCACATCGCGGCAGGGAGAGGACGTCGTTGGGATCGCAGGCGCCGTTCGGCAGGCGGGGACAGTTGTCGGAGCAGCCGGCCAGCGCGCCGCCGATGCAGCGGAAGATCGGGATCAGATTGTTGGGGTCGGTGAACCCCACGTTCGGATCGATCGCGGCGAAGACCGTGTTCGGGTCGGCCGGGAAGAACTGATCGATGCCGTCCCCGTCAAGGTCCGGGTCGCAGCTGTCCCCCGTGCCGTCGTGGTCGATGTCGGACTGCCTCTTGTCGAACAGGAACGGGCAGTTGTCGTTGCAGTTCGAGAAATTGCCGTTCGGGTCGGGGGCGCACGGCGGAAGGAGGTTGTTGGGGTCGCTCGGATCGGGGATCCCCTCGTTGACGCCGTCGTTGTCGTCGTCGAGGTCGCAGGCGTCCCCTTCCTTGTCGCGGTCGAAATTGCTCTGGGAGGGGTTGTAGACCGTGGGGCAGTTGTCGCAGAGGTCCCCGATCCCGTCGGAGTCGGCGTCGGCCTGCGTCGGGTTTCGCTTCGTCCGGCAATTGTCGTTGCAGCCGGTCGTCGCGCCGCCGGCGCACGTCGGGAGCAGCGACCCCGGGGCGTTGGGATCGGCGAGATCCTGGGGGACGAGGTCGTTGTCGCGGTCCGGGTCGCACGCGTCGCCCACGTGATCGCCGTCCTGATCCCGCTGGTTGCCGAGCGCGGACTCCGCCGATGTCGTGGTCCCGTCCAGATTCACGTCGCACGCGTAGGGGAGCGCCGTGAGCCCGCACGTGCCGTTCGGCACCGTGGGGCAGTTATCGCAGGCGTCGCCGATCCCATCGCGGAAGCTGACGCCGTTCGGATCCTCTGTCCGCCCGTTGGGATCGGCCTCCGTGTCGGCCTGGCCGCGGTTCAGGATCTCGTCGGGTTCCAGCTGGCGGTCATGATTGGCGTCGCAGAGGCTGAAGGTCGCTTCGTCGTTCGGATCGCAGTAGCCGTTGCGCCGCCTCGGGCAGTTGTCGCACGCGTCGCCGACGCCGTCGCTGTCCGCGTCGTGCTGCGTGGCATTGGTGGTGTCGGGGCAGTTGTCGTCGCATCCCGTCCGCTGTCCCCCGACACAGGGTTGATACCTGTTGGGATCCCCGTCGGCGTCCTCGAGAACGCCGTCGTCGTCCCGGTCCTTGTCGCACAGATCTCCGACGCGATCGCCGTCGAGATCGAGCTGGCCGCCGTGCAGGAGCTCGAAGGCACTCGGCCCGTTGGGGTCGGTCGCGCAGCGGAAGAACGTGGCCGGCACCTTCGGGTCGCACCCGTTCCTGACGAACCGGCAGTTGTCGCACGCGTCGCCGATCCCGTCGCCGTCGGCGTCCTCCTGCCCGGGGTTGAAGGCGAGCGGGCAGTTGTCGGTGCACGAGCCCGTGATCACGCCCCCCAGGCAGGGGTTGATGGGGATGCGCACGTTGGGATCGCCGGGCACGCCGTCCCCGTCGGGGTCGTTCGGATCTCCGGGGTTGGGGACGCGCTCGAAGGCGCCGATGTCGAAGCCGACCCCCGCGCCGCTCGAATTGAACGGCCGGAGCGAGTTCTGCACGTCGAACAGCGGCAGGCGGACCAGCCGCCGATACAGATTGTCCTGGGCTGGATCGTTCGGCACGGAGGGATCGCTGCCCGGATCCCCGTCCGGGCCCGGCTCCACCTGGAGAACTCCGTCCGATCCGGCATCGATGAGGGGCGACGTCGCCGAGGGGACGAACGCCGATCCCAGCCCCGGCGGATCATCCGGGGAGGGGACGAAGCCGGCGGGGTCGAACGCCGGGTCGATGCCGACGTTGCGATCGAGGCCGATGGGTGAGCGCGGGAGCCCGCCGTCTCCCGGGTGGTTGTCGAAGAAATCGTTTCCCGCGAAGACGGGGCGGGCTCGAAACGAGTTGATGCCCCCCGCCGTGACCCCGCGATTCCCGGTGACCACATTGTTGACGATCGAGGGGTGGAAGCTCGTCTCCTTCCCCTTCTCTCCCACGACGTTGATGCCCCCCCCGCTTCCCGGGAGGACCCTGGCCCCGACGGCGGAATTTCCGGCGATGACGTTGTGCGCGATGATCGGGATCGAGCGGTAGACATCTATGCCGCCGCCCCCCGCGTCGGCGCGGTTTCCGAGGATGACGTTGTTCGAGATCGACGGGACCGCGACCGTGCGGTCCACGGCGATCCCGCCGCCGTACCCGAAGTAGGCCCCGGTCGACGCCAGCGCGCGATTTCCGCGAATCGTGTTCCGGGTGATGGATGGCGACCCCGACGTCAGGCTCACGCCGCCCCCCATGCCCGCGATGGCGACGTTGTCCTCGATGAGGTTGCCTTCGACGATGGCGTCGGCGGCGATCGACATCCCGCCGCCGTGCGAGGCGCTCGTGGCCGTGCCGAGAACCTGGTTGCCGCGGATGATGTTGCCCGTGATCGTCGGCGCTCCACCCTGGACGAACACTCCGCCGCCGAGGAAGCCGAACCCGCCCTGGATCGTGAACCCCTGCAGCTTCGTCTCGGTCGAGGCGGGCAGGATCTGCACGACCGGGCCGCGCCCGCCCCCATCGAGAATCGTGATGTTGGGATCGGGCGTCGCGGCGTTGGGATCGCCTCCGATCAGCTTCAGGCCCGAGAGGAGGACGATCGTTCCGATGTACTTTCCCGGCAGGACCCGCACGGTGTCGACCCGGAGATCGAGAAAGACGTTGGGGTCGAGATTGAGCGACGCGAGGAGGATGTTGCGCGTGCTGGCGCCGTTGATCCCCGCCTGGACGGTTCGGTAGGGGTGCGCCTGCGACCCGTCCTCGTTCCCGCTGGTGTTGCCCAGGTCGACGTAGAAGGTGCCGGCGGCGATCGGCGCGGTGGCCAGCGCCGCGACCAGCAGCGCCCATGCGCCGGCGCGACGGACTCGGGTCGGAAGGGTGTTGTTCATGGTTGGGTGAGTTGTCGGCGTCGGAAGAATGGACACGCGGCGAGCGGCGTCAGGTCGGTGACCGGGGATCCACGGGGTGTCGAGGGCGCGCGAAATCTAGCACAGCGGTGCCGGCCATATCAGGCTTGTTCGTCACGGCTTTCCACCCGCCGGGCGCCCTCCAGAATGCCGTACACCCCCTCCTCGAGGTAGACCAGGGGCCGGAGCGCGGCGTAGCGCTCTTCGGCGGGTCCCTGCAGCAGGCGCTCGTCCACGCTCACCTCGAGAATCCTCCCGTAGAGGACAAGCTCTTCGTCGTTGAACCGTTTGGAGGAATCGAGAACGCACTCGAAGTGGGCCCTGCACTCTTCCACGAGGGGCGGCGCGACGCGGGTGGCGGGCCTCAGGGTCCAGACCGCCGGCTCTCCCTCGGAGGACGAGACGAGGCTCTCCGCCGCGAGCCAGACCTTCGGCGAGATCTCGTCCCCGGGCACGTTGACGACGAATTCGCGCGTCTCGAGGATGTTGATCGCGGTCCGATGGGAGATGCGGCACGCGAGGGAGAGGGTGGGAGGCTCGGAGGCGACCATCGAAATCCAGCTCTTGGCGGCGACGTGCACCTCCCCGCGCAGGCTCCTCGACGAGACGAGGACGATCTGGCCGATCAGGGGAGAGGGGCGCCATGCGCTCTTGGCGAGCGGCACACTTATCTTCTTGACGGAGTCACGGCGTATCATCTTGGGGTCCGCTTTCCGGAAGGGAGTCTGTTGGAATGCTCCGTGGCCGCAGCCGAATGTGGATGGACGGGAAGGGCATGGATTCTAACAAACCGCGCCGCGCGGCGTCCATGCGGGCTCGCCGCCGGCGATCGACGTGAGGATCATCGGCGGCGACTTGCGTGGGAGGAAGATCAAGGCCCCGCCGGGGATTTCGACGAGGCCGACATCCGATCGGGTTCGCGAGGCGATATTCAACGTGCTGGCCTCCCGGATCCGCGGCGCCGGATTCCTCGACGCGTACGCGGGGACAGGGGCGATCGGCATCGAGGCGCTCAGCCGGGGCGCGTCGACGTGCGTCTTCGTGGAGAACGGCGCGGTGGCGTCGAGGACGCTTCGGGAGAATCTCGCGGCGCTCGGGCTGAGCGACCGGGCGACCTCGATGGCTCTCACCTTCGACCTCGCGGTGCGCGAGCTTGCGAGATCGGGGCGGTCTTTCGACATCATTTACCTGGACCCACCGTACGCTGCGGGGGAAATCCTGGCTGCGCTCCATGCCTGCGCGTCGGATGAGATCCTCGCGGAGAGCGGCCTCCTCGTCGCGGAGCACGACTCGACGCGACCGCTTCCGGAACGGGAGGCCGGACTGCTCCTGGGCCGCACCCTGAAGTACGGCGGCACCTCGCTCTCGATGTACTCCCGCGGTTGACAAGACGCCGGTGGCTTCCTAACCTCGCGGGCGCGATGCGCGATCGCCATTCTCACCCCTTCCCGTGGCTCCTCCGGGCCTCCGTGCTCCTGATTCTCGTTCCGTCCGCGGCCTGCGTCTCCACCGCGAACTACAGGGCCGCCGTCGCCGAGAAGGAGAGGGTTCAGCGCGAGAACTTCGAGCTTCGCCGCAGCCTCGCCGAGGCGCGCGTCCGGGCGCAGGAGGCCCTCGAGGCCTCCTCCGGAGCGGCGCCGCCGGCGCGGAGCACCGGGGCCACCGACAACCGTGCCGGCGCGGACGGGGGAGTCGTGCCGGCGGCGATCGCACCCGAGGGATTCGCGGGGCCGTCGACGCCTATCTCGGATGAGGATGTCCGGCGGCCGGAGAGCGCCGCGCCGGCGGCCTCGGGGGCGGATGGCCTGCTCCGCGCCGCGCGGAGCTACATCAGTTCCGGCAAACCCCGGGAGGCGATCGACGTGCTCACCCGCCTCATCTCCGATTTTCCGTTCTCGCCCCTCCTCCCCGAAGCGTTCCTCGAAAGAGCGTCCGCCCGTCTCGGCCTCGGCGATCGCCACGGAGCCCTCGAGGACTTCGACACGGTCACCGAAGCGTTCCCGGCGAGCCCTCGCGCCGCGGAGGCCCGCCGGCAAGCCTCTTTGCTCCGCCACTGAACACGGTTGAACGTGTCGGGACAGGTCCATATATTCGCCCAGCCTGAGTAGGTGGCCGGCCCCGCAACCAGCCCTCTCGAGGCGTAACCGCTTGACAGATCTGACGATTTGGTTACCCTGAATCCGCCCTCCCGCTGGGGAGGTGGAGGATGCCGCCATGCAGAGGTTCCGTCCCCGTCACTGGGCGATCATCGTGGCCGTGTTGTTCGCTCTTTGCCTGACTGTTTCATTTTCACCGGCGAGAGCGGAAGAGCCTGAAAAGAAGGCCGCCGCCGAAGAGATGACGCCCCCGCAGCCGGCGAAGCCGACGGCCGAACAGGCCGCGACAGCGAAGGCGCGAGACACTGGTTCGACGCGTCCACCCAAGGCGGGAAAGATGGTGGGAAACCACTGGACCCCGTACGTTCCGCCGGATCCCGAGAGCTTCCCGGCCGGCTCCCAGGTTCACATCATCGAGCCGCACGACACGCTGTGGGATCTATCGGCGAAGTACCTCACGAACGCGTGGCTCTGGCCCCAGCTCTGGGACGTGAACCAGTACATCACCGATTCGCACTGGATCTACCCGGGTGATCCGCTGCTCCTGCCGGGGGCGCCCACCGTGATCGGTGAGGCTCCGGCGCAGCCCGCGCCCGTCGCGACGGCGGAGACGCCCGCGCCTGCGGCTGCGGCCGCGCAGGAGGAGTTCGAGGAGCCGCCGCCCGAGGTCCCCGCGGCTCCGGCGGCGCCGGCGATGCCGCCCCCTCCCGCGCTCCCACCGCTCGCGTCCAGCTCCGAGATCTACTGCAGCACGCGAATCCTGCCTTCCTTCGAGAAGCCGCCGCTCTTCGTCGCGGAAAAGGAGGAGGGGGCCAAGACGGTTCTCTCGAACGGCGACATCATCTTCCTGAGCCAGGGCTCACAGGCTGGGATTCAGCCCGGGCAGATATTCAGCGTCGTTCGGAACGAGCACGAGGTCTACCATCCCATGCATCCCGATGAGCGACTCGGCACGGCTGTGAGATCGATCGGCCGCGTCCGGATCATCGCCGTCCAGACGGACGCCGCGACGGCCGAAATCGTCAACGCCTGCGACGCCGTCGGCGTGGGCGACTCCCTGGTGCCGTTCCAGGAGGTGCCCGTCCCGCTCTCTTCGCCCGTCGCCTTCCAGCAGTACGGCGTCGAGATCAAGGGGGAGAACGACGGCTACATCATCCACGTCGCCGACGACAAGGCGAGCTTCGGCCAGGGGGACATCGTCAACATCAACCTCGGCTCGGACAACGGGGTGCAGTCCGGCGACCTGTTCACGGTGTTCCGTGAGTGGGGTGGCGCCGTCAACTTCTACGCGCCGGAGATGTACATCGACGGACAGCAGGCGAGGGCCGAGAAAATGAAGGAGACGGGCGCCCAGCCTCAGTTCAGTCAGATCGTCCTTGGCCAGCTCGTGGTCCTCGGCATCGAGGACAAGACCGCAACGGCCAAGGTGCTCGTTGCGGTCCGCGAGATGAGCGTCGGCGACAAGGTCGAGCTCAGGTAGCCCCGACCGGGCGGAGGGGGGCGCGCTCGCCGAAGACCTCGGCGGGGAACGCCTCCACGCACGCTCCCGCCCGCCAGGCGTCGCGACGGAGGCCTGCCTTGGAGCAGGCCTCCTCGATGAACCGCGTCGCGTCCCAGCCGCGCTCCCGAGCCACCTGGGGCAGGAGCACGCCCCGCTGGCCCCCCATCGTGACGATGAGCCCGTCCTCGCCGGCCGTGATCTCGGACGGCGAGCTCACGGGGCGCGCCGTCCCCAGAATCGAGATCTCGATCGAGATCCGCTCGAGCTCATCGAGCCTCACCGGCGCGAAACGAGAGTCCCTCGCCGCGGCCGCGGCGCATTCGGCCACCAAGTCGTCGAGGGATGCGCCCGCGCCCATGATGCCCACGCACCCGCGCAGACGGTCGCCCGCGTGCAGTGAAACGAAGAGGCCGGCGACGCGAGGATCCGGGAAGCACTCGGCACGAGGGCCCGGGAGTGATCCATCACCGAGATACCGGTCGAGGGTGGTGCGGGCGAGCGCCAGAAGCCGGGCGCGCGATTCCGATGACAATCGCCCCGGCCGGTCGAAGCCGGCCGGATCGCTCATGCGGGGGAGTCCTTGCGCCTCAGTCCCAGAAGATCGAGCGCCAGCCCCGCCTGTTCGAGCACGGCCAGAAGTCCCTCCACCTCGCTCGGCCGGATCTCGTCGGATATGTGATCGCCGTAGAACACGAGCGCGATGCGATCGCTCAGCCGGACCGGGGAGAGAAATGCGTTGGGAGGGATTCCCTCACCCATCCGTGTGTAGAACTCGTTCTCGTGAGCCCCGCCCGGCGGCGGCCCAAGGTAGTAGCTCCTCCCTCCGGCGAAGAGCGCCTCGAGCGCCGAGAGGGTGAAGGGCAGGACCAGTCCCTCGACGGACCAGACTGGATACGAGGCGGACAGGCCGGCGACGGGCACCAGGGCCTCGCCCATGCGCGCGAAGACGACGCACCGTCGAAACGTCTCCGCGGCCACCTCGATCAGCGAGGAGCAGACCTCCTCCAGCGTTTGCGACCGAAGGACGCGATCGATGCTTCCCTCGCGCGACGCCGCCTCGTCGATCGGCTCGGGAACGAGCTCGGAATGAGACACATCCGCGGCGCGGGCGCCGCCGGCGGCGGGAGGGCTCCATTCGGTGGCCGCCGTCGTCGCGTAGGCCGTCATCCCGTCGTCGGCCGGAAGGTCGGACGGTTCGGGAGCGATGTCAGGTGAGGCCGGCGCCGACGCCCGCGGCGGGGCGGAGAGGATGTCGGGCGCGGGGCGCGGGGCGTCCGCGCGCGGCCTGAGCATCTGGGCTCTCTTCGTGGAGGCACTGTCGAGACCCCGGAGCGAGAGCTCCCGGCTGAGCGTGATGTATCGCTTCGCGCGGGGGATGCTGTAGTACTTCTCGAGCACCTGGAAGAGGCGGATTTCGGGCGTGACGTACGGAACGAGCTGGAACCCGGTGGCGAAGGCGACCTCGTCGAGGGCCATCAGATCCTGCGGCGTGAGCATGACCAGGTGGAGCTTCTTGCCGTCGAACCGGAAGGGGATGATCTTGTACTTCTCGACGAGGCCTCGCGGGATGGAGCTGAGGACGGCGGCAGGGATCTCCTGCAGCATGTCGTAGGGAGCGTATCTCACCGAGTGCGCCTCGGCGAGAACCTCACCGAGCTCGTCCTCGCTGAGGTAGCCGAGCTCGATGAGGTTGGTGCCGAGATGTCCGCCCCAGATCATCTGCGCCTGGAGCGCCTTCTGGAGCTGGTCGGTGGTCAGCTTCCCCTTGGCGACCAGCAGTTCACCCAGCCGCCGAGCCATCGTCCCTCCGATTCAGTCCCGGGTCAGTTCCGGCGTCGCCGGGGTCCGCCGCGATCTCCGCCTCGCCCGTGATCTCCGCCGCGGGGGCCTCCGTGGCCCCCCTCACCGCCGTCTCCGCGCGAGGAGCCGCCGGCGTGGGCCTGCTGCGGGTGGCTCGCTCTCGCGGCGGCCACTTCCTCGTCGGAGAGAAGGGCGCGGCGGCTGAGACGGATCTTGTTCTGGCCGTCGATGTCGATCACCTTGACCGTGATCTCCTGGCCTTCCGACAACTCGTCGGTGACCTCACGGACGTGGTACGGAGCGATTTCGGAAACGTGGAGAAGCCCCTCCAGGCCGGGCATGATCTCGACGAACGCGCCGAAGGTGACGATGCGCTTCACCTTTCCCGTGTAGGTCTTGCCGACCTCGGCCTCGGCCGTCAGCTCGGAGATGATCTCCATCGCCAGCCGGGCCGACGCCTCGTCGATCGAGGCGATCTCGACCTTTCCGTCGTCGTCGATCTCGATCTTGGCTCCGGTCCGGTCCACGATGGAGCGGATCATCTTCCCGCCCGGTCCGATGACCTCGCGGATCTTGTCCTTCGGTATTCTCATCGTCAGCATGCGGGGCGCGAACGTGGAGATGTGATCTCTCGCGATGCCGATCGTGTCGGCCATGCGGTCGAGGATGAAGAATCTCCCCTCGCGCGCCTGAGCCAGTGCCTTCTCCATGATCGCGATGGAGATGCCGCCGATCTTGATGTCCATCTGGACGGCGGTGATGCCGTTGCGCGTGCCGGCGACCTTGAAGTCCATGTCGCCGTAGTGGTCCTCGACCCCCGCGATGTCGGAGAGAATCGCGTAGTCGTCCCCTTCCTTGAAGAGGCCCATCGCGATCCCCGCGATGGGGGCGCGGAGCGGAACGCCCGCGTCCATCAGCGCCAGCGCGCCGCCGCAGATGGAGGCCATGGAGGACGAGCCGTTCGATTCGAGGATGTCGGAGACCAGTCGGATCGTGTACGGGAAGCCGTCGGCGTCGGGAATCATCGCCTTGAGCGCGCGCTCGGCGAGCGCGCCGTGGCCGATTTCACGCCGGCCCGGGCCCCGCAGGAACTTGACCTCGCCCACGGAGAAGGGCGGGAAGTTGTAGTGGAGCATGAACCGCCGTTTCGACTCCCCCTCGAGGAAGTCGATTCTCTGTGCGTCCGCCGACGTTCCCAGCGTGACGGTGACGAGCGCCTGGGTCTCGCCGCGCGTGAAGATCGCGGAACCATGCGTGCGGGGAAGAATGCCGATCTCCGAGGAGATCGAGCGAATCTCCGCGAACCCTCTCCCGTCGACGCGGCGCCGGCGCGCGAGGATCTCCCGCCGGCAGATTTTCTGGAGAACGTCCTCGTAGATGCGCTTCGCGAGCGAGCGCTGGGCGGCGTCCTCGGGCGGGATTCCCTCCTGGAGGATCTGAAGGACTCTCCCCATCGCCTTGTAACTCTCGATCTTGCCGCGGATCGACAGGGCCTCGAGGAGCGGTCCGGAGATGCTCGCCTCGATCTTGGCGTAGAGATCGGCCGGGAACTCTTTCGATCGCACCGGGCGCTTGGTCTTGCCGAGCGCGCGCGCCATGTCCTCCTGGAGCTCGACGATCTTGACGATCTCGCGATGTCCGAACGCGATCGCCCGGACGATCTCTTCCTCCGAGACTTCGCTCGCGCCGGCTTCAACCATGACGACGTCGGTCTTCGTACCCGCGATCGCCAGGTCGAGACGGCTCGGTCCGGGCTCCTGATCCGACGGGTTCAGCACGAACTCGCCGTTGATGAGGCCCACGCGCACGGCGGCGATGGGTGTCGTGAACGGGATATCCGAGAGGAAGAGCGCGGCGGACCCGCCGGTGACGGCGAGGACGTCGGGGTCGTTCTGCTGGTCGTACGAGAGGACGAGAGCGACGACCTGGGTCTCGCAGTCCCATGCGTGGGGGAAGAGCGGACGCAGGGGGCGGTCGATGAGTCGGGACGTCAGGGTCTCCTTCTCGTTCGGGCGCCCCTCTCGCTTGAAGAATCCGCCGGGAATCTTCCCTGCCGCGTACGTGTTCTCACGGTAGTCGACCGTGAGCGGAACGAAATCGATGTTCTCCTTGGGCTTCCTGTCGGCGCACGCCGTGACCAGCACGACGGTGTCGCCGTAGCGTACCGTCACCGCTCCGTCCGCCTGCTTGGCCAGATGCCCGCACTCGATGGTCAGTTCGCGACCACCCACGTTGATGGTTCTCGTAATTCTCACTGATTCCTCCAGTCGTCGGCTTGTCTCAGTCTCTGATGCCCGGGCCTTCGGACGTCGCGGGGTGCTTCACACACCGTTCCCTGCGACTTCCGTGACGCAGGAGGGGAGCGGAGCTAAGGGCGGGTGATTCGATTCGATAAGGGGGGGACGAGTGCTGATAAATATAACCCTTAGTTTCGACTTCCCTCCGGCGCGACGGAACGGTCCGGAGTTCCTACTTGCGAATGCCGAGACGCTCGATCACCGTCTGGTAGCGTCCCGTGTCGTTGTCCTTCAGGTAATCGAGCAGGCGGCGCCGCTTGCCGACGAGCTTGAGCAGGCCACGTCTCGAATGGTGATCCTTGTTGTGCCCTTTGAAGTGCTCCGTGAGATCCTCGATGCGCCTGCTGAGCAGGGCGATCTGTACCTCGGGGGAGCCGGTGTCCGTCTCGTGGGCGCGGTGCTCTGAGATGATGACGGTTTTTCGCTCTTTCGAAAGCGCCAAGCTCAGTTCCTCCTTCCAGGGCGACCCGTCGGGGCACCGGATGACGTCGGGAGATGACCGGGCATCTTATCGGAGCCGCCCCCGCTTGTAAAGCCCACGGCCGACGGGATCAGATCGCGTCCCGCACGAGGATGATCCGCGGCTGGAGGGCGGGGCGCCCGACCCCGGGCACCTCGGCGACCCCCAGAAGGGATCCATCGGCCGCGAGGAGACGCAGGAATCTCCCGGGGACGAGGTCGGGCGCTCCCGCCAGGTCCGAGGCCTCGACGAGGCGCCCTGCCGACGCGAGGTGCGCGCCTCGCTCGGTGAGCCGGGCCGTTTCGATGCCGAGATCCAGCGAGTCGAGCGGGAGGACGTGCTCCAGGAGACGACCGGCGATTCCGGCCTGCACCGCGGCCTCGAGGCTGAGGGCGTTGCCGACGTCGAACGCGCCGGTCGCGGAGCGGCGCAGCGCCGCCAGGTGCGCGCCGCAGCCGAGCCGCCCGCCGACGTCGTGAGCGAGGGACCGGACGTACGTTCCGCCCGAGCAGACGACGGCGAAGGATGCGCGCCCCCCGTGCAGCCCCAGGATGTCGAAGCGATCGATGCGCACGTCGCACGGAGCCAGCGCGGCGGGCTCTCCCAGGCGCGCGAGGTGGTAGGCGCGCTTCCCGGCCACTTTCTTCGCGCTCCACGGCGGCGGCGCCTGCTTGAACGAGCCCACGAACGACGCCGCGGCCGCCGCGACCATCTCCAACGTGATTCCGTCGATGGAAACGCGATCCAGGACGCGCCCCGCGCCATCGTACGTGTCGGTCGTCTCTCCGAGGGCGATCTCGCCCGAATAGCACTTCACCGCACCGGCGAGGAACCGGGCGAGCCGCGTCGCCGCGCCGAGGCACAGCGCCAGCGCCCCGGTGGCCGCGGGGTCGAGCGTCCCGGTGTGTCCGACGCGCGCCGGATGCACGAAAGGTCGGATCGCCGCGACGACGTCGTGGGACGTGGGCCCGGCCGGCTTGTCGATGACGAGGACGCCGTCCATCTACTTCTCGTCTTCCCGTTCGCCGGGAGGTCCGGAGCCGCCGTCGGGCGTTCGCCCCTCGCGGATCAATCGCTCAATCCTTTCGACTTTCTCCGCCGTCGTATCCAGCTGGAACTCGAGCTCGGGGACGCGCCTGAGCCTGACCGCCCGGCCGACCTCCCGCCTCATCCGGCCCGCGGCGCGCGCGAGCCCGTCGAGTATCTCGGCGC
This window of the Acidobacteriota bacterium genome carries:
- a CDS encoding LysM peptidoglycan-binding domain-containing protein; amino-acid sequence: MVGNHWTPYVPPDPESFPAGSQVHIIEPHDTLWDLSAKYLTNAWLWPQLWDVNQYITDSHWIYPGDPLLLPGAPTVIGEAPAQPAPVATAETPAPAAAAAQEEFEEPPPEVPAAPAAPAMPPPPALPPLASSSEIYCSTRILPSFEKPPLFVAEKEEGAKTVLSNGDIIFLSQGSQAGIQPGQIFSVVRNEHEVYHPMHPDERLGTAVRSIGRVRIIAVQTDAATAEIVNACDAVGVGDSLVPFQEVPVPLSSPVAFQQYGVEIKGENDGYIIHVADDKASFGQGDIVNINLGSDNGVQSGDLFTVFREWGGAVNFYAPEMYIDGQQARAEKMKETGAQPQFSQIVLGQLVVLGIEDKTATAKVLVAVREMSVGDKVELR
- the amrA gene encoding AmmeMemoRadiSam system protein A; this encodes MSDPAGFDRPGRLSSESRARLLALARTTLDRYLGDGSLPGPRAECFPDPRVAGLFVSLHAGDRLRGCVGIMGAGASLDDLVAECAAAAARDSRFAPVRLDELERISIEISILGTARPVSSPSEITAGEDGLIVTMGGQRGVLLPQVARERGWDATRFIEEACSKAGLRRDAWRAGACVEAFPAEVFGERAPLRPVGAT
- the pnp gene encoding polyribonucleotide nucleotidyltransferase encodes the protein MRITRTINVGGRELTIECGHLAKQADGAVTVRYGDTVVLVTACADRKPKENIDFVPLTVDYRENTYAAGKIPGGFFKREGRPNEKETLTSRLIDRPLRPLFPHAWDCETQVVALVLSYDQQNDPDVLAVTGGSAALFLSDIPFTTPIAAVRVGLINGEFVLNPSDQEPGPSRLDLAIAGTKTDVVMVEAGASEVSEEEIVRAIAFGHREIVKIVELQEDMARALGKTKRPVRSKEFPADLYAKIEASISGPLLEALSIRGKIESYKAMGRVLQILQEGIPPEDAAQRSLAKRIYEDVLQKICRREILARRRRVDGRGFAEIRSISSEIGILPRTHGSAIFTRGETQALVTVTLGTSADAQRIDFLEGESKRRFMLHYNFPPFSVGEVKFLRGPGRREIGHGALAERALKAMIPDADGFPYTIRLVSDILESNGSSSMASICGGALALMDAGVPLRAPIAGIAMGLFKEGDDYAILSDIAGVEDHYGDMDFKVAGTRNGITAVQMDIKIGGISIAIMEKALAQAREGRFFILDRMADTIGIARDHISTFAPRMLTMRIPKDKIREVIGPGGKMIRSIVDRTGAKIEIDDDGKVEIASIDEASARLAMEIISELTAEAEVGKTYTGKVKRIVTFGAFVEIMPGLEGLLHVSEIAPYHVREVTDELSEGQEITVKVIDIDGQNKIRLSRRALLSDEEVAAARASHPQQAHAGGSSRGDGGEGGHGGPRGGDHGRGGDRGGPRRRRN
- the rpsO gene encoding 30S ribosomal protein S15, producing MALSKERKTVIISEHRAHETDTGSPEVQIALLSRRIEDLTEHFKGHNKDHHSRRGLLKLVGKRRRLLDYLKDNDTGRYQTVIERLGIRK
- the truB gene encoding tRNA pseudouridine(55) synthase TruB, with translation MDGVLVIDKPAGPTSHDVVAAIRPFVHPARVGHTGTLDPAATGALALCLGAATRLARFLAGAVKCYSGEIALGETTDTYDGAGRVLDRVSIDGITLEMVAAAAASFVGSFKQAPPPWSAKKVAGKRAYHLARLGEPAALAPCDVRIDRFDILGLHGGRASFAVVCSGGTYVRSLAHDVGGRLGCGAHLAALRRSATGAFDVGNALSLEAAVQAGIAGRLLEHVLPLDSLDLGIETARLTERGAHLASAGRLVEASDLAGAPDLVPGRFLRLLAADGSLLGVAEVPGVGRPALQPRIILVRDAI
- the rbfA gene encoding 30S ribosome-binding factor RbfA, with the translated sequence MPTIRVQKVADLIRDEIARWITASADIHGALLTVTFVSLTPDMRVARVHVSIYPEGAPRAEILDGLARAAGRMRREVGRAVRLRRVPELEFQLDTTAEKVERIERLIREGRTPDGGSGPPGEREDEK